AGTTTGTTCTGATAAATCTGACTACAATATATTTTGGTTTCTGAATTTGATGTATCTAATATCCTTGACAAAGGCGAAGAAATTTGAATAAGTGAAATGCCTTCCTTGAGTGTCACCCATAAATTACCTTCTTTATCAACTTTAAGATTGGTCACATATTCGTTCTGCAAACCCATTTGTTTACTAATATGCTGAATCAATTTCCCTTCACTATCTAAAATTACCAGTCCAGCCTGACGAGTCCCAATGCCTAAATACCCATCAGAAAATAAAATCCCTGCAGTGATTTGATTTTGTTTCAATAAATAATCTACTTCTGTTACAAAAGGTTTTAGTTGATTATTGTAATAAATAAATAATCCGTTTTTTTGTGTAAGAAGGACTAAACCTTTTTTAGTTTCAAAAATCTTTTGAATCTTCATTCCGGTAAATTGCCCACTATTTGGAATTGCTACTAAACTATCATCTTTGAGTTTTAATAAGCCTTTAGTATTATCTGAAACATAAATATCCTTATTGACTTCAAAAAATTCATCAAAATTAGCATCAGACTTTATTATTTTTATTTTGTTATTTTTATAAATGAATATAGCTTCATTAGAAAAAAAAAGTACTTCATTATTGCGAATAACTGTATGTAGTACATCTCCAAAATTTCTTTCAGAAATTGGAAGCAAGTTCACTAATGAAGTAAATTTATATTGCCCATTTGATAACTGAACTACATAACCAAAATCTCCCTGAGCACCAACATACATTTTGTCTTTTTTATCGATGGCAAGAGAACGAACCATGCTTTTATTGTTTGGTTGTGTTACAATGCTCCATCGTACACCATCAAACTGCATGATTCCAAAATGATTTGCAAAAAACATCATGCCTTTGGAGTCCTGTAAAACGTCCCAATTCTCTGACGCAGCTTTATAACTTTTAGGACTATAATTGGTTATGAATGGAATCCCAATTTTTTTAGTTTGAGCTTTTATAGCATTGGGCAAAAAGAATATTGATAAAACTAAAAGTTTAAAATATTTCGTCATTTTTTTCTGTCTGTAGGTTACTTTTATGATTTATAAAAAACCATAATCTAAAAAAACATCCCATTTGGGTAAAGGATATTTTTAAAGTAAAACATATTATTTTATTGATTTTTCAAAATATTAAAATCATATTTTGTCATGTTAAAAAAATAAATGTTTATAATCAAATATATAAAATTTTATTTTATATCAGTATAAACTGTTAATTTTTAAGAATATAATATAAGATTCGGATTTTATACCGAGAGGAGAAAAACATAAAAGACATATTTCATTTCTAAATAAATCTTTTTTATGTTTTTTGTGAATTTTACCAATAGCCTTTGTTTTATAAATCTAAAAGAATCCGGGTGATTTTAAAAACCAAAATTTGCTTTGAAATATAATGAGCTTTTAAACAAATAAAATTGAGCTTTTCAACAAATCATCAATATCTGTTCCTGATGTAAATTTGCAATGAACATTAAATACAAATAAAATGAAAAAAGTATGGTTTATTACAGGAAGTGCCCGTGGATTAGGTCGTGATTTAGCGGAAGCAGTATTAGAAAACGGTGATAATGTAGTCGCAACCGCACGAGATATTAATCAATTGAATGATTTGAAAGATCGTTTTAAAGATAAGATTTTTCCAATTACACTTGAAGTTACTAATTATGAACAAGTCAATCTCGCAGTTCATGAGGCAGTACAACATTTTGGAAGAATAGACGTATTGGTAAACAATGCTGGATTTGGAATCATTGGTGCGGCTGAAGGGTATACTAATGAGCAGGTTCGGAGTCAGCTGGAAACTAATTTATATGCACCAATTGAAATTACACGTGCAGTATTGCCTTATATGCGTAAACAGGGGTCAGGAAGGATTTTGCAAATCAGTTCTATTGGTGGACGCGTTGGTAATCCAGGCCTAACGATGTATCAGGCGGCAAAATTTGGCTTAAGCGGATTTTCCGAAGCTTTGGCAAAAGAAGTTGCCCCATTAGGAATATTCGTAACCAGTGTTGAACCAGGCGGTTTCCGTACGGATTGGGGTGGCGCTTCAATGTCATATGCAGCAGAAATAGAAGGCTATGGAATGGTAAAACAGCGTACTGATTTTTTCAAAGGAGGAAAATTTATTGCGGTTGGAAATCCTGAAAAAGCAGCGAAAGTGATGGTAGATTTAGCTTCTAATCCAAATCCACCAGTGCATTTAGTATTAGGTAGTGAAGCAATTGGTATTTTAAAAAATGCTGATCAGAACCGAACAGAAGAAATGGAAAAATGGATAGATGTCAGCTTATCTACAGATCATGATGATGTTGGAAGTTTTTTTGATACAGCACAAGGAAAATGGTATACCAATAATGGCAAAAAATAATAATTTAAATGCATTTTGCAATGGGCAGTAATCAGTATTGCTGCCCGTTTTTTTATAAATTTGTAATATGAACGATTCAAAAATAAATCAAAAAACATCTCCCATAGCTTATTCCTGTTACTATGTCCAGAATAGGCAAGGCGAGCAATTTGCTGCAGAACATGTTTTAAGTTTTCAGATTTCGGGCACACTTACTTTAAACAATGGCATTCAGGAACATATTTTCAAACCTGGAGATTTTCGATTTGTTAAGAAGAATCAGCTTATAAAATTCATTAAACAACCTGATCCCAATACCGCATTTCAGTCCATTTCAATTTATTTGAATCAGGAGGCGTTGCTCGATTTCTCTATAAAACACAATTATAAAACTAGTTTAATTAAAAATCCAAAAACAGAAA
The Flavobacterium sp. 5 DNA segment above includes these coding regions:
- a CDS encoding SDR family NAD(P)-dependent oxidoreductase, which translates into the protein MKKVWFITGSARGLGRDLAEAVLENGDNVVATARDINQLNDLKDRFKDKIFPITLEVTNYEQVNLAVHEAVQHFGRIDVLVNNAGFGIIGAAEGYTNEQVRSQLETNLYAPIEITRAVLPYMRKQGSGRILQISSIGGRVGNPGLTMYQAAKFGLSGFSEALAKEVAPLGIFVTSVEPGGFRTDWGGASMSYAAEIEGYGMVKQRTDFFKGGKFIAVGNPEKAAKVMVDLASNPNPPVHLVLGSEAIGILKNADQNRTEEMEKWIDVSLSTDHDDVGSFFDTAQGKWYTNNGKK